One window of the Gemmatimonadota bacterium genome contains the following:
- a CDS encoding AAA family ATPase produces the protein MATSQDRNLMLSVRDLGPIYRAEVELRPLTVFVGPSNTGKSYLAILIYALHKFFNSHEGKEPPFLYISSQSFPHEAVIYGKDITRFIDRADEIVSQVNENSSNIPPDKIASLIRAVFSNFLSANDLADEIMRCFGIDETRRLIRYGSKESAKITLSPVSSQAEYNHSSLYKFTIAKGAFTTSIPDTNLQIGKDALEEYIQDASEGKIRSGRKWADSDERMSFVAKLMNGISENIASYLDNPISQPAYYLPADRTGIMHAHKVVVGSLIRGASRGIHPKRALPALSGVIADFIEQLLELGDLSSRRKRLNENLTQRLEKEILSGSIRNEKSETGYPVFSYQPTGWKEDMPLMNTSSMVSELAPVVLYLRHVVSPGEVLIIEEPESHLHPGMQVEFIRHLAAAVRSGIRVIITTHSEWVLEELANLVRLSELSESDRKGIGGADYALSPDQVGTWLFEPKKRPRGSIVKEIPLDVDYGGFRSDYDDVAIGTHNDWATISNRIEEN, from the coding sequence ATGGCGACATCACAAGACAGAAATCTGATGCTATCGGTCAGGGATTTAGGACCGATTTATCGTGCAGAAGTTGAACTGCGCCCACTCACTGTGTTCGTCGGACCGAGCAATACGGGAAAGTCTTATTTGGCGATTTTGATCTACGCGCTGCATAAGTTTTTTAATAGTCACGAAGGAAAGGAGCCTCCTTTTTTATATATTAGCAGTCAGAGTTTCCCCCACGAGGCTGTGATATACGGGAAAGACATCACGCGTTTTATTGACAGAGCAGACGAAATCGTTTCACAAGTGAACGAGAATTCTTCTAATATTCCACCAGATAAAATTGCGTCGCTGATCCGTGCTGTGTTCAGTAATTTTCTTTCTGCCAATGATCTCGCCGACGAAATAATGCGGTGTTTTGGCATTGACGAGACCAGAAGACTTATTCGCTATGGAAGTAAGGAAAGTGCTAAGATCACTCTCTCACCGGTCTCCTCACAAGCCGAGTATAACCACAGTTCATTGTATAAATTCACTATTGCAAAAGGGGCTTTTACCACTTCAATTCCCGATACCAATTTGCAGATCGGAAAAGATGCTCTTGAGGAGTATATCCAAGACGCATCCGAAGGCAAAATAAGGTCTGGACGAAAATGGGCAGATAGTGATGAAAGAATGTCTTTTGTGGCTAAATTGATGAATGGCATTTCTGAGAATATCGCTTCTTACCTCGATAATCCAATAAGTCAGCCCGCCTATTATCTCCCTGCAGATCGCACGGGCATTATGCACGCACACAAGGTTGTTGTAGGTTCTTTGATCCGGGGTGCATCGCGAGGTATCCACCCCAAACGGGCATTACCGGCACTCTCTGGCGTTATCGCAGACTTCATCGAACAACTCCTTGAATTGGGCGATTTGTCAAGCAGAAGGAAAAGGCTGAATGAGAACCTCACCCAACGTCTTGAAAAAGAGATCCTGAGTGGTTCAATTCGCAACGAAAAATCAGAAACGGGGTATCCCGTATTTTCCTATCAACCAACAGGGTGGAAAGAAGACATGCCGCTGATGAATACTTCATCCATGGTATCTGAACTCGCGCCTGTTGTATTGTACCTTCGCCATGTCGTCTCACCTGGAGAAGTTCTGATCATCGAAGAACCCGAATCCCACCTACACCCTGGTATGCAAGTCGAATTCATCCGGCATCTCGCTGCGGCGGTGCGTTCTGGCATACGTGTTATAATTACCACACATAGTGAGTGGGTGCTGGAAGAACTCGCCAATCTGGTACGCCTCTCCGAACTTTCAGAATCTGATAGAAAAGGGATCGGTGGGGCGGATTACGCGCTCAGTCCCGACCAAGTAGGCACCTGGCTGTTCGAACCTAAAAAACGCCCTAGGGGTTCGATTGTGAAGGAGATACCCCTTGATGTGGATTATGGCGGATTCCGATCCGATTACGACGATGTCGCGATCGGTACCCACAACGACTGGGCAACAATCTCCAACCGAATTGAGGAAAATTGA
- the recJ gene encoding single-stranded-DNA-specific exonuclease RecJ — protein MEPRYPIWNIRHKGDYHSIADVILTNRSLKIEDLADSPDILNDPYLMQDMHRIVERISEAIRKKERIVVFGDYDVDGVTSTAVLLDFFDLVGANATFLLPDRFRDGYGMKPSGVETAYAQGAQLIVTADNGISAFEAVDTANDAGIDVVVIDHHHPQDKLPDALALVNPNRADCEYPFKGLAAVGVAFKVVQALAPEFLPDSERRRYLNSLLDLVALGTVADMAPMVAENRLLTRKGMQVLDTTARPGLQALKAVAGTTNRPVDTISIGFFLGPRINSAGRLSSADLALDLLRCQNREQAAKLAEELNSLNGERQTLQNDGIAEAERMVEDNWLDQYRILVVRGEEWHLGVVGLIAGRLVEKFSRPALVCTNFRKNGIYTGSARTAGGYNIVEAIFRVSDLLTEFGGHADAAGFSVPAENYFEFQERLIADAQARLSEEALTPQLEVDATLKPSDISLTTVDSLDKLAPFGAKNELPRFVARDCRIADARAIGRGAHLKLSVDTGADLCDAIWFRQGERVYELSVGDRVDLAFALQANTWQGRTNVQMLVEDMRLSSSDKG, from the coding sequence ATGGAACCCAGGTACCCGATATGGAACATACGCCATAAGGGCGACTATCATTCTATTGCCGATGTCATTCTCACAAACCGTTCATTAAAAATAGAAGATTTGGCCGATTCTCCCGATATTTTGAATGACCCCTATTTAATGCAAGACATGCACCGCATTGTCGAACGCATATCAGAAGCCATTCGCAAAAAAGAGCGCATTGTGGTTTTTGGCGATTACGATGTAGATGGTGTCACGAGCACCGCTGTCTTGCTGGATTTTTTTGATCTGGTAGGTGCCAATGCCACATTTTTGTTACCCGACCGGTTCCGAGATGGGTATGGCATGAAACCGTCGGGTGTAGAGACGGCATACGCACAAGGAGCACAACTCATTGTAACCGCGGACAATGGCATTTCAGCATTTGAGGCTGTTGACACGGCTAATGACGCCGGAATTGATGTGGTAGTCATTGACCATCACCATCCACAGGACAAATTGCCAGACGCTCTGGCACTGGTGAATCCCAATCGCGCAGACTGTGAATATCCCTTCAAAGGACTGGCTGCCGTAGGGGTGGCATTTAAAGTAGTACAGGCACTGGCACCAGAATTCCTGCCCGATTCGGAACGCCGCCGATATTTGAACTCGCTTCTGGATCTCGTCGCATTGGGCACTGTGGCTGATATGGCCCCCATGGTTGCAGAAAATCGCCTGCTTACGCGAAAGGGGATGCAGGTCCTCGATACCACCGCGCGCCCGGGCTTGCAGGCACTCAAAGCCGTCGCGGGCACGACCAACCGCCCCGTTGACACAATCTCTATTGGATTCTTTCTGGGACCGCGCATCAACAGTGCAGGGCGCCTATCATCGGCAGATTTGGCACTCGATTTGTTGCGCTGTCAAAACCGAGAACAGGCTGCAAAACTCGCCGAAGAATTAAACAGTCTAAATGGCGAAAGGCAGACCCTGCAAAACGACGGCATAGCCGAAGCAGAACGCATGGTAGAAGATAACTGGTTGGATCAGTATCGCATTCTGGTCGTGCGCGGTGAAGAATGGCATCTGGGTGTGGTCGGGCTGATCGCCGGGCGATTGGTCGAAAAATTTTCGCGACCCGCACTGGTATGTACCAACTTTCGGAAAAATGGCATCTACACGGGTTCTGCGCGCACAGCAGGTGGATACAATATCGTCGAGGCGATTTTCCGCGTCTCAGATCTGCTCACCGAATTTGGTGGACACGCCGATGCCGCCGGATTTTCAGTCCCCGCTGAAAATTATTTCGAATTTCAAGAGCGGTTGATCGCAGATGCTCAAGCGCGGCTATCAGAGGAAGCACTGACGCCCCAACTGGAAGTCGATGCCACCCTCAAACCGTCCGATATTTCGCTGACAACCGTTGACTCCCTGGACAAATTGGCCCCTTTTGGTGCAAAAAACGAGTTGCCGCGTTTTGTAGCTCGCGATTGTCGAATTGCAGATGCGCGCGCCATCGGCCGCGGGGCGCATTTGAAACTCAGCGTAGATACAGGTGCTGACCTGTGCGATGCAATCTGGTTTCGCCAGGGCGAGCGGGTTTACGAATTGTCAGTAGGCGACCGCGTCGATCTCGCCTTTGCTCTACAGGCCAATACCTGGCAAGGCAGAACCAATGTGCAAATGCTGGTAGAGGACATGCGCTTGTCGAGTTCTGATAAGGGTTGA
- a CDS encoding YbjN domain-containing protein: MSEYFNTVKSYLQDLNLAVDEEDTAEELVVVSDEDRGVNHLIVDCEDPILIIEQAIMPIPNVPGDLYKRLLEMNRTLVHGAFALDDETGTVLFRDTLRLDTLDRSELEGSITALELALADNAAELLEYSHQ; this comes from the coding sequence ATGTCAGAATATTTCAATACAGTCAAATCTTATCTTCAAGACCTCAATCTCGCGGTTGACGAGGAAGATACCGCTGAAGAACTCGTTGTGGTGAGCGACGAAGACCGCGGTGTCAATCACCTCATTGTCGATTGCGAAGATCCCATCCTCATTATTGAGCAGGCTATTATGCCTATTCCCAACGTCCCTGGGGATCTGTACAAAAGGTTGCTCGAAATGAATCGCACACTCGTCCACGGGGCGTTTGCCCTGGACGATGAAACCGGCACGGTTCTTTTCCGCGATACCCTGCGCCTCGATACCCTTGATCGCTCTGAGCTTGAAGGCTCTATCACCGCGCTCGAACTCGCCTTGGCCGATAATGCCGCAGAATTACTCGAATATAGCCATCAGTAG
- a CDS encoding PspA/IM30 family protein, whose product MSIFQRLFSVGKAEVHSAIDKFEDPIKMTEQGIRDLKNDLNSAMTSLAEVKGQAIRLRKQAEDNKKASADWERKAMVLLQKAQSGDLDAGEADRLATEALSRKTEADSRISQFEQDAEMQEDMAAKLQSQVEKLKSTIATHENELISLRARAKTAAATKKINKQLAKVDSSGTIAMLERMKERVEEDESLSQAYGEIAGESKSVDEEIDAALSTSSGDTDQRLAELKAKMGMASKD is encoded by the coding sequence ATGAGCATCTTTCAACGTCTCTTCAGTGTGGGCAAGGCCGAAGTCCATTCGGCTATTGACAAATTTGAAGATCCGATAAAAATGACCGAACAGGGTATCCGCGACCTGAAAAATGATCTCAATAGCGCGATGACCAGCCTGGCTGAGGTCAAAGGTCAGGCCATTCGATTGCGAAAGCAAGCCGAAGACAACAAGAAGGCCTCTGCTGATTGGGAGCGTAAGGCCATGGTTTTGCTCCAAAAAGCCCAGAGCGGTGATCTGGATGCTGGGGAAGCCGACCGGTTGGCAACCGAAGCCCTTAGTCGCAAAACAGAGGCCGACAGCCGCATCTCTCAGTTTGAGCAAGATGCCGAGATGCAGGAAGATATGGCAGCTAAGCTTCAAAGTCAGGTGGAGAAACTCAAATCTACCATTGCAACACACGAAAATGAACTCATTTCACTGCGCGCGCGGGCGAAAACAGCGGCTGCGACGAAGAAAATCAACAAGCAGCTCGCCAAAGTCGATTCGTCTGGTACAATTGCCATGCTCGAGCGTATGAAAGAACGGGTTGAAGAGGATGAATCGCTCTCGCAGGCTTATGGCGAAATAGCCGGTGAATCCAAGAGCGTTGATGAGGAGATTGACGCGGCACTGAGTACCTCATCGGGTGACACAGATCAACGCCTTGCTGAACTCAAAGCAAAGATGGGGATGGCTTCGAAAGACTGA
- a CDS encoding DUF4178 domain-containing protein, giving the protein MNWNPFKKKKQEPEALDPLSVTLSDLKLGYVLDYDLKTWQVTAQHYYDYEGDRADEWELTCGDDVAYLERSEDDSISWALTRKIPLSDIEGDIRGHMRDHDNDDPPDEVRCQGVMFYGISSAVGSFYKDSGDEGQQFIIWNYLDESEEHTLSIEQWDEDAFDAAVGEIVEEYQFSNILPVD; this is encoded by the coding sequence ATGAATTGGAATCCTTTTAAGAAGAAGAAACAAGAACCCGAAGCTCTCGATCCCCTCAGTGTTACGCTGTCCGATCTCAAGCTGGGTTATGTCCTCGACTACGATCTCAAAACATGGCAGGTTACAGCGCAGCATTATTACGATTACGAGGGTGACCGCGCGGATGAATGGGAACTCACCTGCGGCGATGATGTGGCATATCTCGAGCGGTCAGAAGACGATAGTATCTCCTGGGCCCTGACGCGCAAGATCCCCCTTTCCGATATTGAGGGCGATATCCGTGGGCACATGCGCGACCACGACAATGATGATCCTCCAGATGAAGTTAGATGCCAGGGGGTTATGTTCTATGGCATATCGTCAGCCGTTGGATCTTTTTACAAAGATAGCGGGGACGAGGGACAGCAGTTTATCATCTGGAATTATCTCGACGAGTCGGAGGAACACACCCTATCTATCGAGCAATGGGACGAAGACGCTTTTGATGCCGCGGTGGGGGAGATTGTCGAAGAATATCAATTTAGCAATATATTGCCTGTAGATTAA
- a CDS encoding polyamine aminopropyltransferase — protein sequence MRQSYLLKACIFATGCAGIVAEFTLSTLASYLLGNTTLQWALLMSLMLFAMGLGSRWSRLLTDRLLDRFIAIEFYLSVLCATCAVVAYFGSVLVLSAGVFIYSYAFAIGILIGMEIPLVARMNEAYQDLRTNIASVMEKDYFGALIGGLLFAFFLLPELGLTYTPLALSAINFIVASVLLWQYRHLLARRSLLLTAFWILGAGLLVLGLYIRPIVIWGEQSRYRDRVIYQDQTAYQRIVITEWKGHHWLHLNGNVQFSTYDEERYHESLVHPAMKLSGSRNNVLILGGGDGLAVREVVKYADVKAITLVDLDKAIINLARTHPVFVEANARALDDPRVNVVIGDAGAFLAHSDALFNIIIIDLPDPKGPDLARLYSREFYRLCARHLTPDGVLVTQASSPLNARLAFLCIERTMTDAGFSTIPYHTYIPTMGDWGWVLGMKAEEMDLIRRMRQLTFEDIETQFLNAEAMRGMLHFWKGMFDEKHAIEVSTEMEPTVDRYYRKSEWGFE from the coding sequence ATGCGACAGAGCTATCTCTTAAAAGCCTGTATATTCGCCACGGGATGCGCGGGCATTGTAGCGGAATTTACATTGTCAACGCTGGCGAGCTATCTATTGGGCAACACGACATTGCAGTGGGCACTGCTCATGTCGCTGATGTTATTTGCCATGGGCCTGGGCAGCCGATGGAGCCGATTATTGACGGACAGGTTGCTGGATCGCTTTATCGCAATCGAATTTTATCTCTCAGTCCTGTGTGCCACCTGTGCGGTTGTAGCGTATTTTGGGTCGGTACTCGTGTTGTCGGCAGGTGTTTTCATCTATAGCTATGCCTTTGCCATCGGCATACTAATCGGCATGGAAATTCCGCTGGTCGCGCGCATGAACGAAGCATATCAGGATCTGCGCACCAATATCGCCTCAGTAATGGAAAAAGACTATTTTGGCGCATTGATCGGCGGACTACTATTCGCCTTTTTTTTATTGCCAGAATTGGGCCTGACGTACACACCACTCGCGTTGAGCGCGATTAACTTTATCGTGGCATCGGTATTGCTGTGGCAATATCGGCACTTATTGGCGCGTCGCTCGCTGCTATTGACGGCATTCTGGATCCTGGGCGCGGGCCTTCTGGTACTGGGGCTTTATATCCGCCCCATTGTGATATGGGGCGAGCAAAGTCGGTATCGCGACCGCGTAATCTATCAAGATCAGACCGCTTATCAACGCATTGTCATAACAGAATGGAAAGGCCACCACTGGCTCCACCTAAATGGCAACGTGCAATTCAGCACCTATGACGAAGAACGCTATCACGAATCGCTGGTACATCCGGCCATGAAACTATCGGGATCGCGGAACAACGTACTCATCTTAGGCGGGGGGGATGGACTGGCTGTGCGCGAAGTCGTAAAATATGCAGACGTGAAAGCGATTACCCTTGTAGATTTAGACAAAGCGATAATCAATCTGGCGCGCACACACCCGGTCTTTGTGGAAGCGAATGCGCGGGCATTGGACGACCCGCGTGTCAATGTGGTAATCGGCGATGCGGGCGCGTTTTTGGCGCATTCAGATGCATTATTCAACATCATCATCATCGACTTGCCCGACCCCAAAGGACCAGACCTCGCCAGATTGTATTCGCGGGAATTTTATCGCCTGTGTGCGCGTCACTTAACACCCGATGGCGTACTGGTAACCCAGGCATCGAGTCCCCTCAACGCGCGCCTTGCATTTCTGTGCATTGAGCGCACGATGACAGACGCCGGTTTTTCCACCATACCCTATCACACCTATATACCAACAATGGGAGATTGGGGATGGGTATTGGGAATGAAAGCCGAAGAAATGGACCTCATTCGCCGAATGCGGCAACTCACCTTTGAGGACATTGAAACGCAATTTTTGAATGCAGAAGCAATGCGGGGAATGTTGCACTTCTGGAAGGGCATGTTTGATGAAAAACATGCAATCGAGGTCAGCACGGAAATGGAGCCAACAGTAGATCGATACTATCGGAAATCAGAATGGGGGTTTGAGTAA
- a CDS encoding DUF350 domain-containing protein produces MIGQDLIATGIYLISAFVLFWIGKLVKDLTTTSYSVREELVEKDNVALGVAMAGYYFGLIMAIGGTLSGPSQGLENDLIDIGIYGLLAIILLNLSRLVNDGVILHGFKIRDELINDQNAGTGAVIAASYIATGLVIFGAVSGEIGGIVTTVIFWALGQVALVLAGLVYEWITPYSIHDEIEKDNVAAGVAFAGALVGIGIIVFHASAGNFISWTVNLQDFAIEVVAGLILLPIVRFISDVILLPGQKLTDEIANQEHPNLGAGFIEATSYVGASFLIVWSL; encoded by the coding sequence ATGATAGGACAGGACTTAATCGCAACGGGTATTTATCTCATCAGCGCGTTTGTATTATTCTGGATCGGCAAATTGGTCAAGGACTTGACGACAACGAGTTACAGCGTGCGAGAAGAACTCGTAGAAAAAGACAACGTCGCACTGGGTGTAGCCATGGCGGGATATTATTTCGGATTGATCATGGCCATCGGCGGCACCCTATCTGGTCCATCTCAGGGATTGGAAAACGATTTGATCGACATCGGCATATACGGATTGCTGGCGATCATCTTGCTAAATCTCTCGCGTCTGGTCAACGACGGAGTGATCCTGCACGGATTCAAAATTCGGGATGAATTAATCAACGATCAAAACGCGGGCACCGGTGCCGTGATTGCCGCGTCGTACATAGCAACTGGATTGGTGATCTTTGGCGCGGTATCGGGTGAGATTGGCGGAATTGTGACAACCGTGATTTTCTGGGCATTGGGTCAGGTAGCTCTGGTACTGGCCGGACTGGTGTACGAATGGATTACCCCGTATAGCATTCACGATGAAATCGAAAAAGACAACGTCGCCGCGGGCGTCGCTTTTGCGGGCGCATTAGTCGGCATTGGCATCATCGTATTTCACGCATCGGCGGGCAATTTTATTTCCTGGACTGTAAATTTACAGGACTTTGCAATCGAAGTCGTCGCGGGATTGATCTTGCTACCCATCGTCCGATTCATCTCCGATGTAATCCTCTTACCCGGACAAAAACTGACCGATGAAATCGCCAATCAAGAACACCCCAATCTCGGCGCGGGCTTCATCGAAGCCACATCTTACGTCGGTGCATCGTTTCTGATCGTATGGAGCTTGTAA
- a CDS encoding sulfatase-like hydrolase/transferase: MTPNIIIIISDQHNPHVMGCAGNPIVQTPNLDALSRSGVRFRNAYCPYPLCAPSRSGFMSAQYPSDVGVYDNSGSLSFDTPTFAHAFGAAGYEAVLCGRMHFRNPDQFHGFEKRIHADCGGLSAEILGSGYNRTTGQTKYGVQVSGHGETGYRHFDKSVTETACKFIAHRQEGDRPYALVVGYMNPHNPLICGREDFEYYMAQIPPLEPESPEYLNALHPAMKKWRERRGVEDITPEQNRRGLAAYYGLTTELDRYIGQIIDTVQSSSDADNTVIIYTSDHGDMAHEHGMWWKSSFYEGSVGIPLICSGPGHLRENHTEDAIVSLIDVGPTALDIAGADPMPDVSGKSFAPFLQGTPPDWPNEVFAEYIGLLGDQPACMLRTGPWKLNYYSEFDSCQLFNIDQDPEERRDLSNDPRYRDVIQSGLEKIFARWSADDILAQAERQARARALIARCGHSHIPHAIPPFAPDIDEVNEFDFSQLPEDPR; encoded by the coding sequence ATGACTCCCAACATTATCATCATCATCTCTGACCAGCACAATCCCCATGTAATGGGATGTGCGGGAAATCCCATTGTGCAAACGCCTAATCTGGACGCACTCTCCCGCAGCGGGGTCCGGTTTCGCAATGCGTATTGCCCCTATCCCCTCTGCGCGCCTTCGCGATCAGGCTTTATGTCCGCGCAGTACCCCAGCGACGTGGGCGTCTATGACAACAGCGGCAGCCTGTCTTTTGACACCCCCACATTTGCCCATGCATTTGGCGCGGCGGGATACGAAGCCGTACTATGCGGACGCATGCACTTTAGAAACCCCGACCAATTCCACGGCTTTGAAAAACGCATCCACGCCGACTGCGGCGGGCTATCCGCAGAAATTCTCGGCTCAGGATACAACCGCACAACGGGACAGACCAAATACGGCGTTCAAGTATCTGGTCATGGCGAAACGGGCTATCGCCACTTTGACAAATCCGTCACCGAAACAGCCTGCAAATTCATCGCCCATCGGCAAGAGGGCGACAGACCCTATGCCCTCGTCGTCGGCTATATGAACCCACACAATCCCCTGATCTGTGGCAGAGAAGACTTCGAGTATTACATGGCGCAAATCCCACCGCTCGAACCCGAATCGCCCGAATACTTAAACGCCCTGCATCCGGCCATGAAAAAATGGCGCGAAAGACGCGGCGTTGAAGACATCACCCCAGAACAAAACCGCCGCGGGTTAGCCGCCTATTACGGCCTGACAACCGAACTCGACCGATACATTGGCCAGATCATTGACACCGTACAATCCTCCTCCGATGCGGACAATACCGTCATCATCTACACCTCGGACCACGGCGACATGGCACATGAACACGGCATGTGGTGGAAAAGCAGCTTTTACGAAGGTTCTGTAGGCATTCCCTTGATCTGCTCAGGGCCAGGTCATCTTCGCGAAAACCACACAGAAGATGCCATCGTCAGCCTCATCGACGTCGGACCCACAGCTCTGGACATTGCGGGCGCTGACCCCATGCCCGATGTCTCCGGAAAAAGCTTCGCCCCATTCCTCCAGGGTACCCCGCCAGATTGGCCCAATGAAGTCTTTGCAGAATACATCGGCTTACTCGGCGACCAGCCCGCGTGCATGCTCCGCACGGGACCGTGGAAATTGAACTATTACTCTGAATTTGACTCTTGCCAATTGTTCAACATTGACCAAGACCCCGAAGAACGCCGCGACCTATCCAATGATCCCCGGTATCGTGACGTGATCCAATCGGGCCTCGAAAAAATCTTTGCACGCTGGTCTGCCGATGATATCTTGGCACAAGCCGAACGACAAGCACGCGCCCGAGCACTCATCGCACGCTGTGGGCACAGCCATATCCCCCACGCCATCCCCCCATTTGCACCAGACATCGATGAAGTAAATGAATTCGACTTCTCACAATTACCCGAAGACCCGAGATAG
- a CDS encoding phytanoyl-CoA dioxygenase family protein: MPSLTMRQIQLFRNNGFLCLPDLLPEEMVENLKTAIMEDIDRQIEPIVRNKNGRAVRISALMDRASVFREAVTHPYALDPLESLLGPNIEIITNRHNHATLRTASDNKGAYLHRDVRQWTRNIYTIIFYLEETTLENGCTRIVPGSHHFPGVSTSIHDADWASDVLGQALPVPMPAGGMLAIDSMVVHGAGENHTDDTRMSMTVGYHSVDELMDIPNPKRLLVRGEGLYNGNDRK; encoded by the coding sequence ATGCCCTCACTCACCATGCGACAAATCCAGCTCTTCCGAAACAACGGTTTTCTCTGCCTTCCAGACCTTTTGCCAGAAGAAATGGTTGAAAACCTGAAGACCGCTATCATGGAAGACATTGACCGCCAAATCGAACCCATCGTACGCAATAAGAATGGCCGCGCCGTGCGCATCTCTGCCCTTATGGACCGCGCGTCGGTCTTTCGAGAAGCAGTCACGCATCCATACGCGCTCGACCCACTCGAATCGCTTCTGGGACCCAATATCGAAATCATCACCAACCGCCACAACCACGCCACCTTGCGCACAGCATCGGACAACAAAGGCGCATATCTCCATCGCGATGTCAGACAGTGGACGCGCAACATCTACACCATCATCTTTTACCTCGAAGAAACCACCCTCGAAAATGGATGCACCCGCATTGTACCCGGATCGCATCACTTCCCCGGCGTCTCCACATCTATTCACGACGCAGACTGGGCAAGCGATGTCCTCGGTCAAGCACTCCCCGTACCCATGCCAGCAGGTGGAATGCTCGCAATCGACAGCATGGTCGTCCACGGCGCAGGCGAAAACCACACCGACGACACGCGCATGAGCATGACAGTAGGCTATCACAGCGTCGATGAACTCATGGACATTCCCAACCCCAAGCGTCTGCTCGTACGCGGCGAGGGATTGTATAACGGAAATGATCGAAAATAG
- a CDS encoding phytanoyl-CoA dioxygenase family protein, protein MITEEDLWYFKTTGFYKVRETLPGDLVDRLNEVTSRQIGDMREPIVWEEKGGREPKNVRRLSKIFLRNPVYFEAASHPIILNALEGIIGPNIEVLTNKHNHVMVRPSGSYPVPWHAGEEPYDHTLITGLIYLEESTVENGCVRIVPGSHNRPFLNPRRPQKQRDNFYDSDNYYRAVPIPMPRGGVLLFNDCCYHGSDTNCSDHSRRSMTVAYRAHDAHDVIKDDPEKVLVRGEKVYTGHPHPYSLPVQE, encoded by the coding sequence ATGATCACAGAAGAAGACCTCTGGTATTTCAAAACCACTGGATTTTACAAAGTCCGCGAAACCTTGCCCGGCGATCTGGTCGATCGTCTAAACGAAGTCACCTCCCGGCAAATTGGAGACATGCGAGAACCCATTGTTTGGGAAGAAAAAGGAGGGCGAGAACCGAAAAATGTCCGCCGTCTCTCAAAAATTTTCTTACGAAACCCCGTCTATTTTGAAGCCGCATCTCACCCCATCATCCTCAACGCCCTCGAAGGCATCATCGGCCCAAACATCGAAGTACTCACCAACAAACACAACCACGTCATGGTGCGCCCATCCGGATCTTATCCCGTCCCCTGGCACGCCGGTGAAGAACCCTATGACCACACCCTTATCACCGGCTTGATCTACCTCGAAGAATCAACCGTTGAAAACGGCTGTGTGCGCATCGTTCCCGGCAGCCACAACCGACCATTTCTCAACCCGCGCCGACCACAGAAACAAAGAGATAATTTTTACGACAGCGACAACTATTACCGCGCAGTGCCAATCCCCATGCCGCGCGGCGGCGTACTGCTCTTTAACGACTGCTGTTATCACGGCTCTGACACAAATTGTTCCGATCATTCTCGCCGCAGCATGACGGTTGCCTATCGCGCCCACGACGCCCACGACGTAATCAAAGACGACCCGGAAAAAGTTCTCGTACGCGGCGAAAAAGTCTATACGGGACATCCCCATCCCTATTCTCTCCCCGTTCAGGAGTAG